The Burkholderiales bacterium DNA window CGGCGGCGTGTTCATGACCGCGTTCAGATGCGCGACCTGTCCCCAGGCCCGCCGCAGCCGCTCGATACTGTCGTCCAGCGGGATGACCAGATTGTTCCAGGTCGGCTCCTCCGCCTGGCGGGTCACGGCGTCCACCACCGCGCGCGCCTCCGCAAGCAACTGATCGACGGCGGGGGTGACGTATTCCGGCTTGAAATCCGCGAAGCGCGGCAGGCCGGAAAAATCAAGCAGCGGGTTCATTGGCGCCAAGAACAGACATCCCGAACCGACATGTGCTGGAGCATCGCTTATCCACGCTCGAGTTCGAACGCCACATTGCCGTCCACGAGCGTATAGCGAACGCGGCCGGGAATCTCCAGACCGGCGAACGGCGTGTTGCGGCCCTGGCTGCGCAACCGGGCCGGTTCCACGCGCCACAAGGCCTCGGCGTCGAAGATGCACAAATCCGCTGCCGCGCCGACCTCGAGCCGCCCGGCCTTCACGCCCATGATCTGCGCGGCCTCGAGCGTGACGCGGCGCAGGGCGTGGGCCAGCGGCTGGCGCATCTCGTGCGCCCACTTCAGTGTCAGCGACAGCAGCAGCTCGACGCCGGTCGCGCCCGGCTCGGATTCCCCGAACGGCAACTGCTTGGCGTCGTCGTCGACCGGAGTGTGATCCGAGCACACGGCGTCGATGGTGCCGTCGGCCAGGCCCTGGCGCAGGGCTTGCCGATCGCGCTGGCTGCGCAGCGGAGGCACCAGGTGGCAGTTGGAATCGAAATAACCGATGTCCATCTCCGACAAATGAAGGTGATTCATCGAAACGTCGCAGGTCACCGGCAGGCGCATGGCTTTGGCCTGCCGCACCATCTCCACGCCATCGGCGCTGGAGATCCGGCACAGATGGACCCGTGCGCCGGTCTCCCGGACCAGCAACAGGATGGTGGACAGCGCGACGCTTTCGGCGCTGACCGGAATCGGCGGCAAGCCAAGCCGGGTGGAGACCTGCCCGTCGTGCGCCACGCCGCCCTGCGACAGATGCGGATCCTGAGGGCGCAGCCAGACCGCGTAGCCGAACGTCGCCGCGTACTGCAACGCGTGCAGCAGGACCTGGGTGTCGGCCAGCGGGGCATCGGCCTGCGAGAAGGCTACGCAGCCCGCTTCCGTCAACTGCACCATCTCGGTCAGCCGCTGCCCTTTGAGGCCCTGGGTCAGCGCTCCCACGGGATGCACGCGCACGCGGTTGAGCGTGCGGGCGCGGTACTTGAGCATCTCCACGAGGCCCGGTTCGTCCAGCGGCGGATCGGTATCCGGCGGGCAGGCCAGGCTGGTCACACCTCCGGCCAGAGCGGCGGCCAACTCGCTCTCCAGCGTGGCCTTGTATTCGTAGCCGGGCTCGCGCAGGCGTACCGACAAGTCCACGACGCCGGGGCAGACCACGAGGCGCCGGGCGTCGATGACGCGATCGGCGGAGAAACCCGGCGGCGCGGCGCCGATCGCCACGATCCGGCCTTCGGCGACGAAGAGATCCTGCTGCCGGTCGCCGCCGCTCGCCGGATCGA harbors:
- a CDS encoding dihydroorotase, whose protein sequence is MRIHIKGGRVIDPASGGDRQQDLFVAEGRIVAIGAAPPGFSADRVIDARRLVVCPGVVDLSVRLREPGYEYKATLESELAAALAGGVTSLACPPDTDPPLDEPGLVEMLKYRARTLNRVRVHPVGALTQGLKGQRLTEMVQLTEAGCVAFSQADAPLADTQVLLHALQYAATFGYAVWLRPQDPHLSQGGVAHDGQVSTRLGLPPIPVSAESVALSTILLLVRETGARVHLCRISSADGVEMVRQAKAMRLPVTCDVSMNHLHLSEMDIGYFDSNCHLVPPLRSQRDRQALRQGLADGTIDAVCSDHTPVDDDAKQLPFGESEPGATGVELLLSLTLKWAHEMRQPLAHALRRVTLEAAQIMGVKAGRLEVGAAADLCIFDAEALWRVEPARLRSQGRNTPFAGLEIPGRVRYTLVDGNVAFELERG